The following proteins are encoded in a genomic region of Pungitius pungitius chromosome 17, fPunPun2.1, whole genome shotgun sequence:
- the trib1 gene encoding tribbles homolog 1 — MVNISISMNLQWSSPAPCVRTGRVAHKRLDSDDQPPAKCARLSADAGDTQGLLGTSPGSPVSPVPSSCPTSHQGPSRIGPFLLLPLTDRESVHSAMNTDTGDEQLCKVFDMGVYQEKIRAYGILPAHENVAGVRDIIIGERRAYVFLDKDFGDMHTLVKSCRRLDEERARRLFRQAAVAVAHCHQAGIVLGDLKLRKFVFADEKRTRVRLESLEDCRVLEDPSDDSMSDTHGCPAYVSPEILSGSAPYSGKMADMWSLGVMLYTMLVGRYPFHDPDPATLFSKIRRGQCCLPEGLSPRAKCLLQSLLRKEPWERLTAGELLAHPWFHQPPSSQEAAPGEQEVSSAEQMVPSFQVEEDDDLFS, encoded by the exons ATGGTGAATATTTCTATCAGCATGAACTTGCAGTGGAGCAGCCCGGCACCGTGCGTGCGCACCGGGAGAGTCGCGCACAAGCGGCTGGACTCGGACGATCAACCACCGGCAAAATGCGCCAGGCTGAGCGCCGACGCGGGGGACACGCAGGGGCTCCTGGGCACCTCTCCCGGTTCCCCGGTCAGCCCCGTTCCAAGCTCCTGCCCGACGAGCCACCAGGGGCCATCCAGGATAGGACCGTTCCTGCTTCTACCTCTAACGGACCGGGAGAGCGTGCACAGCGCGATGAACACCGACACCGGCGACGAGCAGCTGTGCAAG GTCTTTGATATGGGGGTGTACCAGGAGAAGATCAGAGCCTATGGGATCCTGCCAGCCCACGAGAACGTGGCCGGAGTCCGGGACATCATCATCGGCGAACGCAGAGCCTACGTGTTCCTGGACAAGGACTTTGGGGACATGCACACCCTGGTGAAAAGCTGTCGCCGGCTGGACGAGGAGCGCGCGCGCAGGCTCTTCCGCCAGGCGGCCGTGGCAGTGGCGCACTGCCACCAGGCCGGCATCGTGCTGGGCGACCTCAAGTTGCGAAAGTTTGTCTTCGCAGATGAGAAGAG GACCCGAGTGAGACTAGAAAGCCTTGAGGACTGCCGCGTCCTAGAAGACCCGAGCGACGACTCCATGTCGGACACCCACGGCTGCCCCGCCTACGTCAGCCCCGAGATCCTCAGCGGCTCGGCGCCTTACTCCGGCAAGATGGCCGACATGTGGAGCCTCGGGGTCATGCTGTACACCATGCTGGTGGGCCGCTACCCGTTCCACGACCCGGACCCGGCCACGCTGTTCTCCAAAATCCGCCGGGGACAGTGCTGTCTGCCCGAGGGCTTGTCGCCCAGGGCCAAGTGTCTGCTCCAGAGCCTGCTGAGGAAAGAGCCCTGGGAGAGACTCACGGCCGGCGAGCTGCTCGCTCACCCGTGGTTCCACCAGCCGCCGTCGTCGCAGGAAGCGGCACCgggggaacaggaagtgagctcGGCGGAACAGATGGTGCCATCCTTTCAGGTGGAAGAGGACGACGATTTGTTCTCCTGA